One genomic window of Brachionichthys hirsutus isolate HB-005 chromosome 22, CSIRO-AGI_Bhir_v1, whole genome shotgun sequence includes the following:
- the podxl gene encoding podocalyxin, producing the protein MRTNGRMVWLLLPLSLLIQSVFSNEDAQGATSVSKDSASATRAPTAVAVNDAAASPQQTGAPAAGADAAETNKPTQAPTPAETTAAPPTPAPTPAETTAAPPTPTTPSKPTSEPLPGQPQATAATHDPGAPITAESGTTDAGPTAPGATSSLPVVSQAPMTDSPGSSAAPPPATRAATPEAPLTSQNTETAAPVSLPPDTGSEGTTTIPNDATDGHRLGDPSTLHTDVSTETSPAASIAGTEEVTTTFTSREPTGNAGNTNAPPTPTETGRPTSEAPGTQAGTTPRQATPARDLTPMTAAAEPKTLVFSLNSKHEKEEDKDLVEVCKRLMANLQDGNCSLTWRRRNGKIQFDRVEINGKVTTGLATQYYEDITMKPKDNRTLIAILASCGALLIMIVILAVCASHRRKPYGETQQHLTEELHTVENGYHDNPTLEVMEAQPEMQEKKVALNGELNDSWIVPIDNLIKEDMVDEEDTHL; encoded by the exons ATGAGGACAAACGGCAGGATGGTGtggctgctgcttcctctga GTCTGCTGATTCAAAGCGTCTTTTCAAACGAGGACGCTCAAGGAGCCACGTCCGTGTCCAAAGACTCCGCCTCCGCCACGCGTGCGCCGACGGCCGTGGCCGTCAATGATGCTGCCGCATCGCCTCAGCAGACCGGCGCGCCAGCAGCCGGTGCTGATGCTGCggagacaaacaaacccacGCAGGCGCCGACGCCAGCGGAGAcgactgctgccccccccacgccgGCGCCGACGCCAGCGGAGACGACTGCCGCCCCCCCCACGCCGACCACGCCATCCAAGCCCACGTCCGAACCGTTGCCGGGCCAACCACAAGCAACGGCCGCCACGCACGACCCAGGAGCCCCAATCACAGCCGAGTCCGGAACCACTGACGCCGGTCCTACCGCTCCGGGTGCCACCTCCAGCCTTCCGGTCGTCAGCCAGGCACCAATGACGGACAGCCCGGGATCTTCTgcggcgccccctccagctacCAGAGCAGCAACGCCTGAAGCCCCTTTGACCAGTCAGAACACAGAGACGGCAGCGCCTGTCAGTTTACCCCCAGATACTGGCAGCGAGGGGACAACCACGATCCCAAACGACGCAACAGATGGACACAGACTCGGGGACCCGTCCACGCTTCACACGGACGTCTCTACGGAGACGAGCCCGGCGGCCAGCATCGCAG GCACAGAGGAGGTCACGACTACGTTCACAAGCCGGGAGCCAACTGGGAACGCCGGGAACAccaacgccccccccaccccgaccgAAACGGGACGTCCCACCTCAGAGGCCCCGGGGACCCAGGCTGGAACCACGCCCCGGCAGGCCACCCCCGCCCGAGACCTCACCCCCATGACCGCAGCAGCCGAGCCGAAGACACTGGTG TTTTCACTGAACTCCAAACACGAG AAGGAGGAGGATAAAGATCTGGTGGAGGTGTGCAAGCGCCTGATGGCCAACTTACAGGACGGAAACTGCAGCCTGACGTGGCGGCGCCGAAACGGAAAGATCCAGTTTGACCGCGTGGAGATAAACGGCAAAG TGACAACCGGCTTGGCAACCCAGTATTATGAAGATATCACCATG aaACCAAAAGACAACAGAACCCTGATCGCCATCCTGGCCTCCTGCGGCGCTCTGCTCATCATGATCGTCATCCTGGCCGTGTGCGCCTCCCACCGCCGCAAGCCCTACGGCGAGACCCAG CAACACCTGACGGAGGAGCTGCACACAGTGGAGAACGGTTACCATGACAACCCGACACTGGAGGTGATGGAGGCGCAGCCCGAAATGCAGGAGAAGAAGGTGGCGCTGAACGGGGAGTTGAACGACAGCTGGATCGTCCCCATCGACAACCTGATAAAGGAGGACAtggtggatgaggaggacacGCACCTGTAG
- the mkln1 gene encoding muskelin, translating into MAAVPESSVLTFSLFKWSSYSSTYLPENILVDKPNDQYSRWSSESNYPPQFLILKLERPAIVQSITFGKYEKTHVCNLKKFKVFGGMSEENMTELLSSGLKNDYNKETFTLKHKIDEQMFPCRFVKIVPLMSWGPSFNFSIWYIELHGIEDPEVVQPCLNWYSKYREQEAIRLCLKHFRQHNYTEAFESLQKKTRIALEHPMLTHLHDRLVLRGDFDACETLIDKAVRDGLFNQYISQQEYKPRWSQIIPKCSKGTSVQETSRDDVSGDADDNRPGMRGGHQMVIDVQTETVYLFGGWDGTQDLADFWAYSVQENQWACISRDTEKESGPSARSCHKMCIDSQRRQIYTLGRYLDSSVRNSKSLKSDFYRYDIDDNTWTLLSEDTAADGGPKLVFDHQMCMDSEKHMIYTFGGRILACNGSVEDSRISEPQFSGLYAYHCQAATWSLLREDSCNAGPEDVQSRIGHCMLFHTRNRYLYVFGGQRSKTYLNDFFSYDVDGDHVEIISDGTKKDSGMVPMTGFTQRATIDPELNEIHVLSGLSKDKEKREENVRNSFWIYDIARNNWSCVYKNDQAVKENPSKALQEEEPCPRFAHQLVYDEMHKVHYLFGGNPGKSCSPKMRLDDFWSLKLCRPSKEYLLRHCRYLVRKYRFEEKAQSEPLNALKYLQNDLSLTVDHTDPDETKEFQLLPSALFKSSSDFIPLGFSDVDQTYAQRTQLFDTLVNFFPDSMTPPKGNLVDLITL; encoded by the exons ATGGCTGCCGTTCCTGAAAGCAGTGTCCTCACTTTCAGCCTTTTCAAATGGAGCTCTTACTCTTCTACATATTTACCCGA GAACATCTTGGTGGACAAACCGAACGATCAGTATTCCAGGTGGTCGTCTGAGAGCAACTACCCTCCACAG TTTTTAATCTTGAAATTGGAAAGGCCGGCAATTGTTCAAAGCATCACCTTCGGGAAGTATGAGAAGACTCACGTCTGCAACCTGAAGAAGTTCAAGGTGTTTGGTGGGATGAGTGAAGAGAATATGACGGAGCTTTTGTCCAG tGGCCTTAAGAATGATTACAACAAGGAAACGTTCACCTTAAAACACAAGATCGATGAGCAGATGTTTCCCTGCAGATTTGTCAAAATAG TGCCTCTGATGTCTTGGGGTCCCAGTTTTAACTTCAGCATCTGGTACATTGAGCTGCACGGCATCGAGGACCCCGAGGTGGTGCAGCCCTGCCTTAACTGGTACAGCAAG TACAGAGAACAGGAAGCCATCCGCCTCTGCCTCAAGCACTTCCGGCAGCACAACTACACCGAGGCCTTCGAGTCGCTGCAGAAGAAAACGCGAATAGCACTGGAGCACCCGATGCTCACGCACCTGCACGACCGGCTGGTGCTGCGAGGGGACTTCGACGCCTGCGAGACGCTCATAGACAAAGCCGTGAGAG ATGGCTTGTTTAACCAGTATATCAGCCAGCAGGAGTACAAGCCCAGGTGGAGCCAGATCATCCCAAAATGCAGCAAAGGCACAAGCGTCCAGGAAACCAGCCGGGACGACGTGAGCG GTGACGCCGATGACAACAGGCCAGGGATGAGGGGAGGACATCAAATGGTCATTGACGTCCAGACTG AGACGGTGTATCTGTTCGGAGGCTGGGACGGAACGCAGGACCTCGCTGACTTCTGGGCCTACAGCGTTCAGGAGAACCAGTGGGCCTGCATCTCTAGAGACACTGAGAAGGAG AGCGGCCCCAGCGCTCGGTCGTGTCACAAAATGTGCATCGACTCCCAGCGGCGTCAGATCTACACGCTGGGCCGGTACCTGGACTCCAGCGTCAGGAACAGCAAGTCTCTAAAAAGCGACTTCTACCGCTACGACATCGACGACAACACCTGGACGCTGCTCAGTGAGGACACCGCTGCCGACGGGGGGCCGAAGCTCGTGTTTGATCACCAG ATGTGCATGGACTCTGAGAAGCACATGATCTACACATTTGGCGGTCGCATCCTGGCGTGCAACGGCAGCGTGGAGGACAGTCGGATATCGGAGCCTCAGTTCAGCGGCCTGTACGCCTACCACTGCCAGGCTGCGACGTGGAGCCTTCTGAGGGAAGACTCGTGCAACGCCGGCCCGGAGGACGTCCAGTCCCGAATCGGACACTGCATGCTGTTCCACACG AGAAACCGCTATCTGTACGTGttcggaggtcagaggtcaaagacGTACCTCAATGATTTCTTCAGCTACGACGTGGACGGGGACCATGTAGAGATCATATCGGATGGCACCAAGAAGGACTCGGGCATGG TGCCGATGACGGGCTTCACCCAGAGAGCCACCATCGATCCCGAGCTCAATGAGATCCACGTCCTGTCGGGCCTCAGCAAAGACAAGGAGAAGCGCGAGGAGAACGTCCGCAACTCCTTCTGGATCTATGACATCGCCCGCAACAACTG GTCATGCGTGTACAAGAACGATCAGGCGGTGAAGGAGAACCCGAGCAAGGcccttcaggaggaggagccttgTCCACGCTTCGCTCACCAGCTGGTCTACGATGAGATGCACAAG GTGCATTACCTGTTTGGGGGGAACCCTGGGAAATCTTGTTCTCCTAAGATGCGCCTGGACGACTTCTGGTCCCTAAAACTGTGCCGCCCGTCCAAGGAGTACTTGCTCCGGCACTGCAGATACCTCGTACGGAAATACAG GTTTGAGGAGAAGGCCCAATCGGAGCCGCTGAACGCACTAAAATACCTCCAGAATGATCTTTCGCTGACGGTGGACCACACGGACCCGGATGAGACCAAAGAG TTCCAGCTTCTGCCCTCGGCTCTCTTCAAATCCAGCTCAGACTTCATCCCTCTGG gtTTCTCCGACGTCGATCAGACGTACGCTCAGCGGACGCAGCTTTTCGACACGCTGGTCAACTTCTTCCCGGACAGCATGACTCCGCCCAAAGGCAACCTGGTAGACCTCATCACACTCTAG